The sequence ATGGTTGCAAAAGTCAAAGACATCTTTGAACGTGAAAACGAAACCCTCAAGCGTTATCACGAACTACTCTACATTGACGCGCAAACCAAACTCTACAACAGACGCTACATCAACACCACTTTGCCAGATTATTTTCAAACCGACACAGGGCTCTCCCGTGGCGCCTATGCGATGGTGAGTATCGACGAAGCAGAACGCTTCAAGCAAGAGGTGGGTTACGAGCACTACAACACCCTCATTCAAACCATCACAGACAATCTGAAAGAAAAGTTTGGTACGGAAGAAAACATCATCATTGCGCGCCTCAACGAGAGCGATTTTTTTGTTTTAGCGCCCCTAATGGAGCTTGGTGATGTGGCCAAGCGCATGGAAGAGGTCATGAATGCCATTCATACTAATATGAAAACGGAAGGGACGCAAGAAAAGAACACGTATTTTGCCGGCTGTAGCGTTGGTCTTTACCATGAAAACGAAACCCTTAAATCTCTTTTTTCGCGAGCTGATTATGGGATTATGCACTCTAAAAGTGATGAAAATTTTACGGTGTACATCTGCGACAAAGAAGAAGAAATCCTTACTTTGGGTCGTGAAGAGTGGAAAGAAGAGTTGCGCAAAAGCATGGAAGAATCACGCATTCAGTTAGCACGTCAAAGTGTCATCAAAAAAGAAGATGCCGAAGAACACCTCCTTCACGAAGAGGTTTTTTTGCGTTGGTTAGATGGTCAAGGAACCTTGCATGCTGCGGGTCGATTTGTGCCCATCGCCATGCGCCTAGGGCTTGTTGCAACACTGGATCGCTATATGATCGAAAAAGTCTTCGCACACATCAAGGAGCATCCTGGTGCGCCTTCACTTGCCTTAAACCTTAGCGGAGACTTTGTCAAAAACCACGAAAACATACGTTGGCTTAGAGCCCTACTTGATGAAAAAACAGTTGACTTTAGAGAAAAAATATGGATCGAAATACACAATACCGTGGCTTTATACGCGCCAGAAGATACCCTTTTGCTTGCAAAAATGCTTAAAGAAATGGGGTGTCATTTTGGCCTAGACCACTTTACTCTTCCTTCCCAAGGGGCGGCGTACCTTCAAGAGTTACGGCCAGCATACATCAAAGCCAACAGCCTTTATTTGCATGATGTCTTCTATGATACCTTCACTGGAGAGGGGCGAGAGAATTTTACCAATCTTATCCGAAGCCTAGGTATCACACTCATCGCCACCAATACCGAGAACCAAAGCGAGGTTCAAGCCTTATCCTCTATGGGCGTTTCGCATTTTCAAGGCAGACTCATTGCCTCTGCTTCACCTCTTGTTTCGTAGTTTTTTTCTTCTTGGGGCGCTCTTAGTGTTTGCTTGGGGGCGCCCTTTTGTCCTTTCTCCAAGCTTTCTTGCCGCCCAAAAAGCACCTTTGGCTCAGCCCATTTTAAAAGATTACGAACGCTTTATGAACGAAGTTGCATCAGAAAAAGCTTTACATGTAACGCTTGAAAAAGTCAATCATTACCTCAACGCCATCGTTCCCATACACGATGCATACCAATACGCTTCTGAAGATCATTGGGCCACCAGAGGGGAGTTTTTAGCCCAAGGTGGTGGAGACTGTGAAGATTATGCCATCAGCAAATACTACACCCTCAAAGACTTAGGCATTGCACCAAAAACCATGGGGTTATGTGTAGTGCATGACCGCTACAGTGGGGTTTGGCACATGGTTTTGGCTGTTCGTCCGCCAGATTCTACTACACTCGTTCTTGATAACCTCAGCTTCAAAATCCTTCCTTTTTCACGCCGCACAGACCTGCGCCTTGAAGTGTGTATGAACGAAGAACACACGTTTATTATCGACACCAAAGACCGCTGGCAAGCAACAGAGCGTCCTTTAAACTTTCCCGCCTTCAAACAGATGCTAAAACGTGCAAATGTCGAAAAACTCTGGAAATAAGACTCATTTTTTACATTCATTTTACATTCAAATACTATAATGCGAATATTTTTTCTTTAAAGGGCTTATCATGCTACGAACTATTCGGGCGAAACTATATGTGTTGCTGGCGCTTCTTGTGATTGGTTTTTCTTTTCTTGGCTATGAGATTGTCAAGAGTTCTACTTTTTCTAAAACAGCGCTCACGCGCATGTTGTTATTAGGAGAGATTGAGTACCATGCTGCTACCGCCATGGCAGAGCTACGAGGCTACCAAATGTTCCTTTCTCAACAGCGCCTTGATGGCTACAACAATGCGTATCAAAACCTTCAAAAAACCCTTGACCAACTTCTCTCCATTACCCGCTCCACAGAAAACCAAGAACGTTTGCGCAACCTCAAAAACCTTGCCCAAGCATGGGTTAAGGCCAATGAACCGCGCCTTGGTATTTTGCAAACTCACGGGCGTCTAACCCAACAAGAGAGTTTCGCACAAACCCATCCTGCCCAACACCAAACCCTCGCACGCCTCACCCAAGAGTCTGCAGTTACCTTTGATGAATTTATGAAGATCTCCGATGCCTTAGTGGAGCGCATGCGAAACAATAACATTGCAACTATTGAAAAAAATGAGATTTTTCTTGAGGTTGTACTAAGTATCATTGGGCTAATTTTCGT is a genomic window of Sulfurospirillum tamanense containing:
- a CDS encoding bifunctional diguanylate cyclase/phosphodiesterase yields the protein MSLFKQMAITFTLFLALVLTSVMVLNFNTATEFTQHQLYTEAKNTAHSLGLSLAKAASPDDLALMETMINAIFDSGYYERIALVGIDDTPIYVRETKVLLSDVPQWFINTIELESVSAHSDIMMGWHQFGVLEVKGHTGNAYRQLYHTFLELCKTFAILGVLVFGILYALLSLSLQSLKRIAEQARAIIDNAFIIEKKLPFTTEFRSTTEAMNAMVAKVKDIFERENETLKRYHELLYIDAQTKLYNRRYINTTLPDYFQTDTGLSRGAYAMVSIDEAERFKQEVGYEHYNTLIQTITDNLKEKFGTEENIIIARLNESDFFVLAPLMELGDVAKRMEEVMNAIHTNMKTEGTQEKNTYFAGCSVGLYHENETLKSLFSRADYGIMHSKSDENFTVYICDKEEEILTLGREEWKEELRKSMEESRIQLARQSVIKKEDAEEHLLHEEVFLRWLDGQGTLHAAGRFVPIAMRLGLVATLDRYMIEKVFAHIKEHPGAPSLALNLSGDFVKNHENIRWLRALLDEKTVDFREKIWIEIHNTVALYAPEDTLLLAKMLKEMGCHFGLDHFTLPSQGAAYLQELRPAYIKANSLYLHDVFYDTFTGEGRENFTNLIRSLGITLIATNTENQSEVQALSSMGVSHFQGRLIASASPLVS
- a CDS encoding transglutaminase-like cysteine peptidase, which produces MPLLHLLFRSFFLLGALLVFAWGRPFVLSPSFLAAQKAPLAQPILKDYERFMNEVASEKALHVTLEKVNHYLNAIVPIHDAYQYASEDHWATRGEFLAQGGGDCEDYAISKYYTLKDLGIAPKTMGLCVVHDRYSGVWHMVLAVRPPDSTTLVLDNLSFKILPFSRRTDLRLEVCMNEEHTFIIDTKDRWQATERPLNFPAFKQMLKRANVEKLWK